Proteins encoded together in one Glandiceps talaboti chromosome 11, keGlaTala1.1, whole genome shotgun sequence window:
- the LOC144441943 gene encoding uncharacterized protein LOC144441943, giving the protein MPYESVKMEKHWVEELFPPYYTYSTEEILTKYEEETPPMEKVKALYEKVRQEINIERAANQQKAVQAGDTLAEYYEQEEAKLRQLEESCIWTHKELEVLREMLHSAKEQNIKLASMLSVAHKQAKDLDVQCKKQTKIIEKRSRKLHESQQQCKRISLHRDHLKSEHTKTNGRIRLLRTDIKELKDEKLQLKKELLETRKMLTDEKLARQEAEIQLDDKGRQHELEKAVREENIRLDFQAQIHKLYEEITDLKIELEREQTAHNIDKRGLDHLRNHFASLSVQAVTGVAAKQDQLTKLDTTPFYM; this is encoded by the exons ATGCCTTACGA ATCTGTGAAGATGGAAAAACACTGGGTAGAGGAACTGTTTCCCCCGTATTATACATACTCTACAGAGGAGATACTAACCAAGTATGAAGAGGAGACCCCACCTATGGAAAAAGTGAAAGCCCTGTACGAGAAAGTGAGACAAGAAATCAACATAGAAAGGGCAGCAAATCAACAGAAGGCAGTTCAGGCTGGGGATACTTTAGCAGAATATTATGAACAAGAGGAAGCTAAACTCCGACAACTTGAAGAGTCATGTATATGGACTCACAAAGAACTGGAAGTTTTACGTGAAATGCTACACAGTGCAAAagaacaaaatatcaaacttgCCAGTATGCTGAGTGTTGCCCACAAACAAGCCAAAGATTTAGATGTGCAGTGTAAGAAACAAACAAAGATTATCGAAAAACGAAGCAGAAAATTACACGAAAGTCAACAACAGTGTAAGAGAATATCTCTTCACCGTGATCATCTGAAATCTGAGCACACGAAGACAAATGGTCGAATTCGACTGCTGAGAACAGATATCAAGGAACTGAAAGATGAGAAATTGCAGTTGAAAAAAGAATTACTGGAAACGAGAAAGATGCTTACCGATGAAAAATTAGCACGTCAAGAAGCAGAAATTCAACTGGATGACAAAGGTAGACAACATGAATTGGAAAAAGCTGTGAGAGAAGAAAATATCCGACTTGATTTTCAAGCGCAAATTCACAAGTTATATGAAGAGATAACAGATTTGAAAATAGAACTTGAGAGAGAACAGACCGCACATAATATTGACAAGAGAGGATTGGACCACTTGAGAAATCATTTCGCTAGTCTATCCGTGCAAGCTGTGACAGGTGTTGCCGCAAAACAGGATCAGCTAACGAAACTAGATACCACTccattttatatgtaa